The window CCGCCGCAGCCGGAGGGCGTTTGGAGGAGCGTCTACAACGGCGCTAGCTGGAAAACGTCGGCAGGGGAAGATCGCTACCGCCGAGCGCTGTATACCTATTGGAAACGGACCAGCGGCTATCCCAGCATGATGGCCTTCGACACTCCCAGCCGCGAAGTTTGCACGGCCCGGCGAATTGTCACCAACACGCCGCTGCAAGCGCTGGCGACGTTGAACGACGAAGCGCAAATGGAATTTGCCGAGGCGCTCGCCCGGCGGATGGAGCGCGAAGGGGGTCCGTCGATCGACGAACAGGCGAAGTGGGCCTACGAGTTGGCAACGAATCAGCCTCCTTCGCCGGCCACGGTGGCCGACTTGGCGGAGTTGTATCGGGAAGCGGTGGAAGCCTACAAGCAGCAGCCCACGGAAATGGAAAAGATGGCCGATTCGGCGGAATCCGCCGCCCGAGCGCTGGTGGCGAATGCGATTTTGAATTTGGATGCGGCGCTGACGAAATGAGTTGAACCGTTCAAACCATTGAACCGCTAATTGACGCTTGTGAATGCGACGGAAGCTTTGCCCTTCAGGCGGCTGGCGTGGCTGAGCAATCCTTCGCGGAAAACGAACCATGAACCACTTGCAGGAACTCCACCGCAATCGATTGCAACTGGAAACGCGCCGGCTGTTTTTGCACGGCTGCGGCGCCGGGTTGGGAGCAATTTGGCTGGGTGCCCATGCGCAGACGGCGCGGGCGAACACCAGCAGCGCCAGCGCAGATCCGCAAGGAGCGCGCGATCCCGACAGGCCGCTCGCGGCTCGAGCGCCGCATTTCCCGGCCCGAGCGAAGCGGATCATTTTCATGCACATGGCCGGCGCGCCGAGTCAGCTCGAACTGTTCGACTATAAGCCGCAGCTCAAGAAACACGATGGGCAAGATTGCCCTGCCGAGTTTCTCGAAGGCAAGCGGTTCGCCTTCATTCGTGGCGTGCCGCAACTGATGGGGAGCATTTTTCCGTTCCATCAGGCCGGCCAATGCGGCGCGTGGATTTCGGATCGGCTGCCCCATTTTGAAAGCGTGATCGACAAGGTGTGCTTCATCAAGACGCTGCAGACCGATCAGTTCAATCATGCGCCGGCGCAGTTGCTGCTGCACACTGGCAATCAAAACTTCGGCTATGCTTCCGACGGTGCTTGGGTGACTTACGGCCTGGGGTCCGAAAACCAAAACATGCCGGGCTATGTGGTCCTGCTTTCCGGCGGCCACTTTCCCGACGCGGGCAAGGCGGCTTGGGGATCGGGCTTTTTGCCGGGAGTCTATCAAGGCGTGCAGTGCCGCTCGGCGGGCGATCCGGTGCTGTTCCTGTCGAACCCTCCGGGAATCGACGGGCATTTGCGCCGCCAGGTGGTGTCGGCGATCAACAAGATCAACCGGCGCGAGTTTGAGGAAATCGGCGATCCCGAAACCGTCACGCGCATTTCGCAGTACGAAATGGCCTACCGGATGCAAATGGCCGCCAGCGACGCGATGGACCTCAAACAGGAATCGCAAGCAACGCTCGACGCCTACAACGCGAAGCCGGGCGAAGAGAGCTTTGGCAACAATTGTCTGCTGGCCCGGCGATTGACCGAGCGCGGCGTGCGGTATATCCAGCTTTTCGACTGGGGCTGGGATTCGCACGGCTCGGGCGAAGATCAAGCGCTCAACGGCGGCTTTGTGCGAAAGTGCGAAGGGCTGGACAAGCCGGTCACGGCCTTGCTGAAAGACCTCGACCAGCGCGGCCTGCTCGACGAAACGCTGGTCGTCTGGAGCGGCGAATTCGGTCGCACGCCGATGCGCGAAAACCGCGGTGGCGTCGTGCAGACCAAATTTTACGGCCGCGACCACCATCCTTCGGCTTTCACCGTCTGGCTGGCCGGCGGCGGCGCCAAGCCGGGCTATTCCCATGGCGAGACCGACCCCATCGGCTACAGCCCCGCAACCACTCCGGTGCAACTGCGCGACTTGCAAGCGACGCTGTTGCACTTAATGGGTCTCGACTTCCAGCGGCTTACCTATTCGTTTCAGGGCCTCAACCAGAAGCTGACCGGCGTCAAGCCAACCAGCGTCATCAAAGAAGTGGTGGCCTAGAGTCGCGACACGCGAGGGGGCGGCAATTCTCAGTTCATCCCAGGCCGCTGCGCCGAGGCCGGTGCATGGTCGAGCCGCGAATGCAGGGAGCTTCGCTCGCGGAGTGAAGCCGCGGCACTTTCCGCCACCGCTGAAAATTGTCGAGCACAGGCCGGGTGAATTTACCCGCGCCGGTTCGCGGCGGTAGCAGGTTTGGCGGCGCGGTTGGATTCGGGTTGAGCGCGGCGAGAGGCGGGGTGCGGCTGGTCGATACGCAGCGATTGACCGCGGGCTGCGGAGGGTTTTTGCTTCGCTTCGTCGGCTTGCCACTGCCACTCGGCGGCGGCCTGTTCGGCGGCAGCGGTGGCGGCGGCAAGCGTTTGGCGGTAGGCGCAGGTGGAACCGAACTGACAGAGGCCGACGAAGCGGCCCAGCGCGGCCAGCGGCGCGTTGACGCCGCTGCCGATGATGCTTCTGATCGCCGTCAACGGATGAATCAGCAAACTTGCAACGCGGCTGGTTTCCGACCAGTGACGCCAGAACAGTCGCTCGGCGTGTAGCGCGGCCGTCAGCCCGGAGTGTTTCGGCGCATCGATGCGCTGCGCGAACACCTGGCATTGGGAATCGAAGCGCATTCGCCAGCCGGCGCGGCGGAGCGTGAGCGCGAGATCGAGATCGGCCAGTTCGTCGCCGACCGCGGTGGGCAAACCGCCGCCGAAGGCGTCGAGCGCTGCGCGGCGGATGAACGCCGCCGTCAACCATGGGCCGACCGCAGTTCGGTGGGAGGCGAATCCGCTGGCAGGCTGCCGCTCCATGTCGTCCGCCGGCCCGGACAGGGATTCCGCTCCGGCGGTAATGGTTTTCGATCCTCCGCGGGTATATCCCACGCCGGCCGCAATTCGTTGTTGGCGATCGGCGGCGGAATGAATCGCGGGCGCAACGGCGGCGACGCGCGGGTCGTCGAAGTGTGCATATGCCCGGTCGATCCAGCCGTCGGAGACTTCGTAGCCGCTGGCCAGAGTGTGGATGATGGGAGCGCGCGTCGCGCCGATTCCGAGGTTCAGGCACTGCACCAATCCGGCTCGTCGCGGCGCGGCGAGCAGCTTCACTTCGCCGCTGAGTTGATAGGGGTCGTCGTAGGGAACGTTGAGCACGACGATCAGTTCGCAATCGTCGGGGCGGCGTTCCAAGACCGAGACCAGCGTGGTCTCGAGACCATCGGTTGTTCCCAACACGGGAATGATGCAAGCCAGGCGAGCCACGGAAACCTTCCCTGGTGTTCTGTCGCCGAAAGGAGGATGTGTTCTCGTTCCCACACCAAATGCAGGGACGAGGGCGGGGCTTGGTCGCCGTTCGTTCGACCATTACCACCCGTCCGTTAATTTCGGCCGATCTTTGGCTGCATGTTTACCCAAAACCCCACGAATGCGGGCAGAGCGGCGGCACAGCTTGCCCAGGCGGAAAAGTTGAGTGCTGGCATGGGGGCGGCGCGTAAGAATGGCTGGAGTTTGCGGGTGTCGAGGCAAAAGGAACGGCGGTTTGTTTGGCCTTCGCGGAGCGACTACTGCGCTGCCAGAAACCGGTAACAGATAGTTACTTTTCGTTTTCCGCTCCCCAAAGTTGCACCAGTTCGATGAGCGTGCGGACGGCTTGTTCCATTTCCTCAAGGCAGGTCCATTCGAGCGGCGAGTGGGGATTGTGTTCGCCAGTGGAAAGGTTGGGCGTGGGGAGGCCAAGTTCGGTGAAGCGGGAGCCGTCGGTGCCGCCGCGGATGATGGTGAGTTTGGGAGCGTAGCCGGTTTTGGCGACGGCTCGTTTGGCAAGCTCAACAGCCCGCGGCTCGGTGGCGAGACCTTCGGCGAGGTTGCGATATTGCTCGACGATTTTCACTTCGATCGAGGAGCCGGGGAACGCGGCCATTGAGGCGACGGCGGCCTGGCGGAGGTGGTCGGCATGGTCTTTGAGCTTCGGCGTGTCGAAATCGCGCAGCAGGATGCGAAGCGTCGTCTCGGCGACGCCCCCGTTGACCACGTAGGGATGGAGAAAGCCTTCGCGGCCAGCGGTGGTTTCAGGAGACATTCGCTCGCGTGGTAGCCGCGCGACGAAATCGGCCGCGACACGCACGGCGTTCACGAGCCGGCCTTTGCCGATGGAAGGGTGGATATTGACGCCGCGGACTGTGACGATCGCCAAGTCGGCGGAGAAAGTTTCGATGTCGATCTCGCCGGCGCCGAAGCCGTCGAGCGTGTAGCAGACCGTGGCACCGAGCTTCTTGAGATCGACGTGATCGACGCCGTGGCCAACTTCCTCGTCGCAAGTGAACAGGACGCGCACCGGACCGTGGAGAATGGACGGATCTTCCATCAAATGCGTCGCCAGTTCCATGATGACGGCGATGCCGGCTTTGTCGTCGGCCCCCAGCAGCGTCGTGCCGTCGGTAGTGATGATCGTTTTGCCAATGAGATTCTTGAGTTCCGGGTTGTTCTCGACACGAATGACACGGCTGGCATCGGCCGGCAAGGGAATATCGCCGCCGGCGTAGTTTCGGACGATTTGCGGCTGGACGTTCTTGCCTGTCGTTTCCGGTGATGTATCGACGTGCGAATTCAGCGCGATCGTGGGCGCGGCGTGTTTCACGGTCGGGGGAACCGTGGCCATCACAATGCCGTGCTCATTCTGCTCGACATCGGCCAGGCCGATCGCTGATAGTTCCTCGACGAGCATTCGCCCCAGTTCCAACTGTCCTGGAGAGGACGGATAGCAAGGGGCATCTTCGCGGGCGGTGGAATCGACCTGCACGTAGCGGAGGAAACGGGCGAGCAGGCGCTGGGAGTTGAGCATTTTTCCGATGGGTCCAATTCAAGGGTTCATGAACCGCCGTGGCATCTTCGTGCCTTTGCGGTCGATTTACGCTCCTAGGCGCTCAATAGGATACCAAAATCGCGATCGGTCGTCGTCTGGAGGGAAATCTGCTACGTTATCGGCATGGCATCTTCCCAAATCGCGTATCTGGTTTTCGATATTGAATCGGTTGCCGACGGCGAACTTGTCGCGCGGCTGCGTTATCCGGGAGAAAAGCTGACGCCGGCGGCGGCGGTGCGGAAGTATCGGGATGAGTTGCTCGCCAAGCACGAGAGCGACTTTATTCCTTACACGTTTCAGATTCCGATCTCGGTGGCCGTGGCCAAGGTGGCGGCCGATTTCAAGGTGATCGATCTGGTGCTGCTCGACGAGCCGCAGTTTCGGCCGCACATGATCGCGGACAAATTCTGGCGCGGCTGGGAGCAATATCGGCGTCCGACGCTGGTGAGCTTCAATGGCCGCGGGTTCGACTTGCCGCTGTTGGAACTGGCGGCGTTTCGTTACGGCATTGCCGTGCCATCGTGGTTCAACAGCGTCGCCAAGAGTTTCGAGCAGCCGCGGAATCGGTTCAACACGTCGGCCCATCTCGACTTGCACGAGTTGCTCACAAATTTCGGTTCGTCGCGGTTTGTCGGCGGCTTGAACCTGGCGGCCAACTTGCTCGGCAAACCGGGAAAGATGGATGTGCAAGGACACATGGTGCAAGACATGTACGAGGCGGGCAAGCTGGCCGAGATCAACGACTACTGCCGCTGCGACGTGCTCGATACGTACTTTGTGTTTTTACGCAGCCGCGTAATGGCCGGGCAACTGGAATTGCCGGAAGAACAAGAGTTGATCATGCGGGCGAAGCATTGGATCGCCGAGCGGTGCGACAAGATACAGGCGTATCGCAGCTATCTCGACAAGTGGGGCGATTGGAAGAATCCGTGGACGTAGTCCGGGCATCGAGCGTGCGTATCGCGGTGAGAGGCGATCGTGACGCGACAGGCTCGCGGGTGCCAAGCCGGCGCGCAATCTACCGCGAAGATGGCGGCGGCGCTGCTTTTCAGATCGCTTTTTGACGACGGAGTTCGAAGAATACGTCGCACCGGCCCGCGATTCGCTTTACGGGACACTTGACATGGCCATGCGTTCTAGTGTACCGTAGTATAAAGTTTGTCTCCCGGATGCAACCGATGGCCGTTCTTTCCAAGCCTCTCGATTATGCCGCCAATCTGCGCCGGCTGATGGCGCGCGAGGGGTTGACGCTGGCGGCCTTGGTCGCCCGGAGCGGGTTGAATCATCAGACCGTGAAAGGGCTTCTCAGCGGCACGAAGCGGTCGCATCCGCGGACGCTGCATCGGCTGGCCGGGGCGCTCGCAGTGCCCGTCGAGGAGTTGTTTCAAGACCCGGCGCTGCTGCGTCATCGGCTGTTCGATCGGCAGACGAATCCGGTGGTTGAAGAAATCGTGGCTCGCGAGCCGCAATTGTTTCACGGGTGGACGTCGGCGGAGTTCGACGAATTGTACAGCCGCTTCGGGGTCGGCGGAGCGCTAACGTCCGAGGGCGCGCGCGAAGCCGCCAAGCAGATGAACCGCCGTCGCGAGCTACTCAACAAAGCGGCGGTGTTGTTGGAGTCGAACGAAGCGGAGTTACTGGAAGGGATGATTGAAATGCTTTTCCGGCGGGCGACGGTGGATCTTCGGCCGATGGAATCGCAAAGAGGCAAGTGACGAATGACGAAATGCGAATGATGAAAGAAATTCCAAATTCCAAGCGGCAAGCGTTTCGGGCAATCCAACTTTGACGATTGGAACTTCAGCGGTCATTGGTCAATCGATTTGGCCCATTCTGGCTAGACCTTCCTAGCCGCGCAGCGCCAGCGGGTGTTTTGGGCTTTGATTTGCACGTCGAGGATCGCCCACTCGGTGCTGTCGGGTTCGACGATTCGTTGGCCGACGGATGGCGCGAACGCGAAGTCGGCACGGGCGAGGTGCCAGAATACGTCGTTCTCGGTGTACGCGCCGGCGCTGTTCGCGACATCGCCCCAAAACATTTGACGCCGGAAGCCGCGAACGTCGGCGGCGAGCGACGTGCCGCCGCTAGTTTTGAGCACGATGAGAACGAGCGGATCGGCAACTTGAGGAATATCGTCGGGAGTGAAGCTTAGGGACATGGCTTGGAGAATTGGAAGGAGCAATTGAACTGCCCAGATGCGAAATCGCGGATTGGACGAGCGCCAACGACCAGTCTTCACCGATCCGAAAGCGCATGGTTGGTGCATGCGTTGTCGTCGAGATGTCCTTTCGGCGTCTGGGCGTTTGGGCGATTCGATCTCATTACGTTACGGCGCGCGATAGCACTTCGAACGGTTCGATACCGATGATTTTCGCATCGCACCAGTCGATCGTGCGCTGGAGCGAAGCAGCGTAGTCAGTCCACGAGATCATTTGGCCATTGATCGAGTAGGTGGGTTTTGGTTTTTCACGTAGATCGATCAATTGAGTGAGCGTTTGTTGGCGGATGAGTTGGAGTTGTTCGAGGTCGGACATGGGAAGGTTCAGGGTTCAGGGTTTTGGAATTGGTGAAAGATGAAAGTGAGCCGAGGCAAGTTGATTCCTCGCTCGGCAAGCATCATTCGTCGATTTAAAGAGCCGCGGCCCGGTGGTGCTTGAAGAAGGCCGGCCACACCCACCGGGCCGCGCGGGGAAAAGTTTGTTGAATGTTGTAGGAAACAGTTTGGTCGATGCATTGCTTAGCCGGTGTTCTTCACCACGTAGCGTGGGTTGATCACGGCGGCGGCGCCGCGCTCGCTGGCTTTGAAGCGAACGACGATGTCGCTGTTGAAATCGGCTTCACTGCCGACGGGAGATTGCGCGACGGTGATCGGCCAGTTTTCCATGTAAGCGAATGCTTTTTGAAAATCACCGATGAACCACCACTTTTTCGCGTCGGCCGCCGCCACGCCAGAGGCCATCACGCGGCGATAGGCCAGGCGGCTTTCGACGACGCGATAGTTGCCCAGCGGATTGGCAGCAATGGTGTTGGTCGCCGCGCCGGAAGGCGTGTAATGGATTTCGGCCGCGTTGAACACGCGATGGGCCGCGTGTCGATAAGCGGGCATCACCAGCACGGAATTGGTGCTCACCAGCACCGGTTCGCCGGTGTTCGGGTCGAGAATGTCGGCGAACATCTGTTCGGCGGCATCGACATCGGTCCAATCGACCAATTCGTTGCCGGTTTTCAGATTGATCCAA is drawn from Pirellulales bacterium and contains these coding sequences:
- a CDS encoding DUF1501 domain-containing protein, which encodes MNHLQELHRNRLQLETRRLFLHGCGAGLGAIWLGAHAQTARANTSSASADPQGARDPDRPLAARAPHFPARAKRIIFMHMAGAPSQLELFDYKPQLKKHDGQDCPAEFLEGKRFAFIRGVPQLMGSIFPFHQAGQCGAWISDRLPHFESVIDKVCFIKTLQTDQFNHAPAQLLLHTGNQNFGYASDGAWVTYGLGSENQNMPGYVVLLSGGHFPDAGKAAWGSGFLPGVYQGVQCRSAGDPVLFLSNPPGIDGHLRRQVVSAINKINRREFEEIGDPETVTRISQYEMAYRMQMAASDAMDLKQESQATLDAYNAKPGEESFGNNCLLARRLTERGVRYIQLFDWGWDSHGSGEDQALNGGFVRKCEGLDKPVTALLKDLDQRGLLDETLVVWSGEFGRTPMRENRGGVVQTKFYGRDHHPSAFTVWLAGGGAKPGYSHGETDPIGYSPATTPVQLRDLQATLLHLMGLDFQRLTYSFQGLNQKLTGVKPTSVIKEVVA
- a CDS encoding glycosyltransferase family 2 protein, whose amino-acid sequence is MARLACIIPVLGTTDGLETTLVSVLERRPDDCELIVVLNVPYDDPYQLSGEVKLLAAPRRAGLVQCLNLGIGATRAPIIHTLASGYEVSDGWIDRAYAHFDDPRVAAVAPAIHSAADRQQRIAAGVGYTRGGSKTITAGAESLSGPADDMERQPASGFASHRTAVGPWLTAAFIRRAALDAFGGGLPTAVGDELADLDLALTLRRAGWRMRFDSQCQVFAQRIDAPKHSGLTAALHAERLFWRHWSETSRVASLLIHPLTAIRSIIGSGVNAPLAALGRFVGLCQFGSTCAYRQTLAAATAAAEQAAAEWQWQADEAKQKPSAARGQSLRIDQPHPASRRAQPESNRAAKPATAANRRG
- the pepT gene encoding peptidase T, which gives rise to MLNSQRLLARFLRYVQVDSTAREDAPCYPSSPGQLELGRMLVEELSAIGLADVEQNEHGIVMATVPPTVKHAAPTIALNSHVDTSPETTGKNVQPQIVRNYAGGDIPLPADASRVIRVENNPELKNLIGKTIITTDGTTLLGADDKAGIAVIMELATHLMEDPSILHGPVRVLFTCDEEVGHGVDHVDLKKLGATVCYTLDGFGAGEIDIETFSADLAIVTVRGVNIHPSIGKGRLVNAVRVAADFVARLPRERMSPETTAGREGFLHPYVVNGGVAETTLRILLRDFDTPKLKDHADHLRQAAVASMAAFPGSSIEVKIVEQYRNLAEGLATEPRAVELAKRAVAKTGYAPKLTIIRGGTDGSRFTELGLPTPNLSTGEHNPHSPLEWTCLEEMEQAVRTLIELVQLWGAENEK
- a CDS encoding 3'-5' exonuclease, translated to MASSQIAYLVFDIESVADGELVARLRYPGEKLTPAAAVRKYRDELLAKHESDFIPYTFQIPISVAVAKVAADFKVIDLVLLDEPQFRPHMIADKFWRGWEQYRRPTLVSFNGRGFDLPLLELAAFRYGIAVPSWFNSVAKSFEQPRNRFNTSAHLDLHELLTNFGSSRFVGGLNLAANLLGKPGKMDVQGHMVQDMYEAGKLAEINDYCRCDVLDTYFVFLRSRVMAGQLELPEEQELIMRAKHWIAERCDKIQAYRSYLDKWGDWKNPWT
- a CDS encoding helix-turn-helix transcriptional regulator; translation: MAVLSKPLDYAANLRRLMAREGLTLAALVARSGLNHQTVKGLLSGTKRSHPRTLHRLAGALAVPVEELFQDPALLRHRLFDRQTNPVVEEIVAREPQLFHGWTSAEFDELYSRFGVGGALTSEGAREAAKQMNRRRELLNKAAVLLESNEAELLEGMIEMLFRRATVDLRPMESQRGK